CAAGTCATACAAACCTTGTTGCTCTAAATAACTCAACTGGGGAAAATGAGTTAGCAATTCCACAATTAATTGAACCGAAAGATGGAATTGTTAATATTAATGCGCAACAAGGTACAACAGAAATTTTTAAGGGAGTTCAAACTCAAACATTCGGATATAATGGCTCGTTTTTAGGGCCGGTAATTCGGGTGAATGAAGGAGAAACGGTAATATTCAGAACAAAAAATGAACTAGCTGAATCAACAACATTTCATTGGCACGGTGTAGATATACCAGGTGAAGGTGACGGCGGTCCGCATCAACTTTTAGAACCAGGCGAAATGAAAGATGTGAAGTTTACTGTCAGTCAAGGTGCTTCAACGCTATGGTTCCATCCCCATCCTGTAGGTGCTACAGCAGAACAAGTATATAAAGGTTTAGCAGGGTTAATTTATATTGAAGATAATAACTCGAAAAATCTAGAATTACCGAAAGAATATGGTGTAAATGATTTTCCGTTAGTATTCCAAGATAGAGAATTCACGGACGAAAAACAGTTTGATTATCAAGCAGTACGTAACGATGATGGTACAATCGGAGATACGTTATTAGTTAATGGTACGTTAAATCCAAAACTTACAATAGGAAAGGAGAAGGTGCGACTTCGTTTATTAAACGGAGCGAATGCACGAAACTACACATTTAAATTAAATACTGGCGATAAATTCCAACAAGTAGCAACTGATGGTGGATTATTAAATAAACCAACTGAGATGAGCGAAATTACACTAACACCGGGTGAGCGGGCAGAAATTATTGTCGACTTTTCAAAATACGATTCTGAAAGTGAAGTTGTACTATTGAATGAAGACGATGCAATTTTATTACAATTTATTATTGATGAACAAAAAGTAAATCCTATAGAAATCTCAAAAAATTTAAATGATTACGTAGTGACAGACGAAGAGAAAAACTTACCCGTAACGAAAAAACTTGAACTTTTTGGTATGGGGAAAATGGTATATATTAATGGCAAGCAATTTGATATGAATCGAATTGATTTTTCACAGAAGCAAGGTGAAACAGAAATTTGGGAAATTTACAATAAACCAGATGCAATGGGAGGGATGATTCATCCATTCCATATTCATGGTACTCAATTCAAAGTTGTTTCAATTGATGGAAATGAGCCACCAGTAAACTTACAGGGATGGAAGGATACAATTTCAATTGAACCTGGACAAGCTGTTAAATTAGCTGTCAAATTTAATCATAAAGGTATATACATGTTCCACTGTCATGTGCTTGAACATGAAGAAAACGGTATGATGGGGCAAGTAGAAGTAATCTAAATCTAATTACTTGTGCCATTAATGAAAAAAGAAATACCACAATATAAGTAAATAAAAACACCTTCAAGTAATAGTTTGGGTAAACTTGAGGGTGTTTTTAGATACGTAATTTCAATTAATAAATAAAGCAAGGGAAGGGTCTAAATGTCTCTTAAATTAACAGAAGATAAGAACAAAAGAAAGGGAAAGGAAAAGAATAGGGCAAAGCTATTTCTATATATTGCGATTTTCCTATTCCTTATCTGGGCGATGGCTACTATTTGGGTGGCAATGACCTATAAACTTAATGATAAAACGAATGGAGAGAATGAATTAATAAATAATTTTTTAAATAAAGAAAAGCCCACTCTTAATATATCCATAGAAAATTCAGAAGAGGATAAAACTTTTGAAAACACGGATAGAGATGAATTAAAGCTACCTATGGAAATAGTATTAAAAGACAAAACGCTTCGATTAAAAAATATTGAGAAAATTTTTGGGGAAATGAAATCTCCAAAAGAAATTTCGGCTAACCATTCTACTTTTGGTAAAGAAGTTTTTTATATTTATCATTCCCATAGTAGGGAATCCTTTTTGCCCTATTTAAAAGATATAAGCAAGCCAGATGAAGCTTACCACTCGGTAGCGAACATAACGCTGGTAGGAAAAATGCTAGGGCGAGCAATGGAACAAAGAGGAGTAGGTACCAAAGTTGATACAACAGATATTGTACAGCTTGTAGATTCTAAAAACTTAGATTACACGAGCTCTTACAACGTTTCAAGGGAGCTAGTGCAACTATCACAAAAAGAAAATAAAAACCTTGAATACTTTATAGATATTCACCGTGATTCATTGCGAAAAGAGAATACTACTACTGAAATAAATAGAGCAAAATATGCAAATCTACTTTTTGTAGTTGGAACTGGGCATGCAGAATTTGAAAAGAATCTTCAATTTGCAAAGAATTTACATAGGCTATTAGAGAATAGATACCCAACATTGTCAAAAGGGATACTACAAAAAAGTAGTATTCAAGGGAATGGCGTATACAATCAAGATCTTTCTCCTAACTCGATAATTATAGAAATTGGGGGTGTAGATAATACGGTAGAAGAACTTCATCGATCAACGGAAGCCCTGGCAGAAGTATTAAGTGATTA
This portion of the Solibacillus daqui genome encodes:
- a CDS encoding stage II sporulation protein P is translated as MSLKLTEDKNKRKGKEKNRAKLFLYIAIFLFLIWAMATIWVAMTYKLNDKTNGENELINNFLNKEKPTLNISIENSEEDKTFENTDRDELKLPMEIVLKDKTLRLKNIEKIFGEMKSPKEISANHSTFGKEVFYIYHSHSRESFLPYLKDISKPDEAYHSVANITLVGKMLGRAMEQRGVGTKVDTTDIVQLVDSKNLDYTSSYNVSRELVQLSQKENKNLEYFIDIHRDSLRKENTTTEINRAKYANLLFVVGTGHAEFEKNLQFAKNLHRLLENRYPTLSKGILQKSSIQGNGVYNQDLSPNSIIIEIGGVDNTVEELHRSTEALAEVLSDYYWKNKF
- a CDS encoding multicopper oxidase family protein, with protein sequence MKFNLFVTTLLASSVIIAGCSATSSETDKHETMDHSNMTDEEMANREGMDHSNMTDEEMDMENGHASHTNLVALNNSTGENELAIPQLIEPKDGIVNINAQQGTTEIFKGVQTQTFGYNGSFLGPVIRVNEGETVIFRTKNELAESTTFHWHGVDIPGEGDGGPHQLLEPGEMKDVKFTVSQGASTLWFHPHPVGATAEQVYKGLAGLIYIEDNNSKNLELPKEYGVNDFPLVFQDREFTDEKQFDYQAVRNDDGTIGDTLLVNGTLNPKLTIGKEKVRLRLLNGANARNYTFKLNTGDKFQQVATDGGLLNKPTEMSEITLTPGERAEIIVDFSKYDSESEVVLLNEDDAILLQFIIDEQKVNPIEISKNLNDYVVTDEEKNLPVTKKLELFGMGKMVYINGKQFDMNRIDFSQKQGETEIWEIYNKPDAMGGMIHPFHIHGTQFKVVSIDGNEPPVNLQGWKDTISIEPGQAVKLAVKFNHKGIYMFHCHVLEHEENGMMGQVEVI